The Microbacterium natoriense genomic interval TACGCCGCGAGTGTGTAGAGCCCGCTCGTCTCCATCTCGACGCCGAGCACCCCGTGCTGCACGAACGGCTCGGTCAGCTCGGGTCGTGTGCTGTAGAACTGGTCGCTCGAGAACAGCAGTCCCACGTGCACGGCGGACTCGAGCGGTTCGGACTCGCTCGCCTCGACCGCGGCCCGCAGTAGCGGGAAGTCGGCGACGGGGGCGTAGTCGAGTCCGTGGAACCGCACGCGGTTGATGCCCGAGTCGGTGCATGCGCCGTTGGCGATGATGATGTCGCGCACCTTCAGCTTCTCCGTCAGCGCGCCGCATGAGCCGACCCTGACGATGGTCTGCACATCGTAGGAGTCGAACAGCTCGTTCGCGTAGATCGCCATCGACGGCTGGCCCATGCCAGAGCCCTGCACCGAGACCCGGTGGCCGTTCCAGGTGCCGGTGAAGCCCAGCATCCCCCGCGTCTGCGTGTACAGCTCGGCGTCCTCGAGGAACGTCTCCGCGATCCACCGGGCCCGCAGCGGGTCACCGGGGAAGAGGACGATGGGGGCGATCTGGCCGGGCTCTGCGGCGATGTGCGTGCTCATGGCCTCAGCGTAGCCAGCGCCTGTGCACGCCGCGCCGCGCAGAGGGTTGGCGCCGGCATCCGTCTCTGACACCATCGGAGCACGGATGCGGTGACCTGCGCCGCACAGGAGGGACGACGATGTCCGATCAGATCTTCATGTACGTGGCGCTCGGCGTGTACTTCGCCGGGATGCTCCTCATCGGCTACATCGCGTTCAAGCGCACGGACGATCACGAGGACTACATGCTCGGCGGGCGCAACCTGCCGCCGTGGGTCGCGGCGATCAGCGCGGGTGCGGCCGACATGTCGGGGTGGCTGGTGATGGGCCTTCCCGGCGCCATCTACGCCGCAGGTCTCATCGAGGCGTGGATCGCGAT includes:
- the deoD gene encoding purine-nucleoside phosphorylase, which encodes MSTHIAAEPGQIAPIVLFPGDPLRARWIAETFLEDAELYTQTRGMLGFTGTWNGHRVSVQGSGMGQPSMAIYANELFDSYDVQTIVRVGSCGALTEKLKVRDIIIANGACTDSGINRVRFHGLDYAPVADFPLLRAAVEASESEPLESAVHVGLLFSSDQFYSTRPELTEPFVQHGVLGVEMETSGLYTLAAYYGRRALSICTVSDHIITGEETTAQEREQTFGDMIRIALQAATAV